CTTTCACAACATTTTATTTTCTTAAATGATATCATATTATAAAAGAAAATTAAAGGCTATAAATAAATTTCTTTTGTCTACAGTCTGAAGGGAGTATTTATACTCCCTTTACTATTGGGTCTTAGCACCTGTGATATGATTAAAAAATTAAAAAGACAAGGCTTTTGGCAGTCCTTGTCTTTCCGTTCCCATTTTGCTCTGTTTTCATACTGATTAAATAAATTATAGCAAAATTTTAGAGAGTATTCAATCAAGATGGATAAATCTAATTTTTTTTGATATAATTAGGTTACCAAGAAACATGAATTTTTTCACGGTATTGGGGGAGCTAGGTGCAACTAGCTCCCTAAATTTTTATAAAATAGGGTCATTTATTGTATTGATAATATAACGGCTCTATGTTTTGAGAATGATAAAAACTATTAAGTAAGATGAAAAAAATAAAAAAGTATGATATTATATAAATACAAATGAGCTATACGCTTAAGTTCATAGAGAAATGGTCTTTGCGACCAAGTTATATAATTGGGTCTTAGCACCTGTGATATGATTTTAAAACGAGAAACTTTAAAGTTTCTCGTTTTGTTTTATGTTTATAACTAAAAAAACAGATAGTTTTCAAACCTACCACAGTTATCCAACTATCTGCTTGGACTAATTAATCAAAGATTAAAAAGTCTGTCTTGAAATTAGCATAAAAATGGCTAAAACCAAGATTAAGAAAAGTATTTTTTTCAACCTCTCCACCTCCTTTCGTTCGGTTTTAAGGAAGAATACAGCAAGTAGTATTATACCATTGAATTTCCTAAAAATCTATGGTATAATCAAAATAAGAAAAGTATTTTTTCGTAAAACGGAATATTAGCAAAAGCAAAAAGACAAGGACTACCACATAATTAACCTTGTCTTTTTTATCTTAAAACTCCAAGAAGACTCCCACCTCTGTAGGTAGTGAGTAGTTCACCATAGATTATAAAAAATATCTATCCTCAGATCGTCCAAAATCAATTTTGAGCTATTTTACCAACAAAAACGATTAAAAAGTACATAAAAAGAAAAAGAATACCTTAAAAACGATTTTAGAGGGTATTATGCAGCTTTGCTAACCAAGAATAGTAAAACTAGCACTAAAAGTAATCTAAGTATGGACAAAATTCATGGTATCGGGGAGTTAGTTGCACCTAGCTCCCTAAATTTTTATAAAAATAGGGTCAAAAAATTCATTGATAATATAACGGCTCTATAGTATAATTTGGTTGAGGATTTTTAGTCCTTTTTATTTTTTATGTGATGGGTAAAAAAAATATATTGATAATATAACGGCTCTATAGTATAATTTGGTTGAGGATTTTTAGTCCTTTTTATTTTTTATGTGATGGGTAAAAAAAATATATTGATAATATAACGGCTCTATAGTGTCTTTTGGAGGTTTTTTATGACTGGTTTAGGAAAGAAAAAAGAACTTTATAATTTAAGAAATGGTTATTTAAAATATAATCCTTATTTTCAATATACTGAAATTAATGTCTATAAATTCTTTGAACTAATATACAGTAGAAATGATGAAATGCCTTTAGAGGAATGTGAGGGAGCTTCTCAAGAGCATCAAAATCATAAATATCATGGAATAGCTACAGAAATTTTAAAAGATAGAGCAAGACATTTTATGATTTTTAACGATTTGAATTTTTTGGAAGAAATTAAAGACAGAGAGTTTGTCATCACAAGCCCCATCAGTTACATAGGGAGAAACAGAACGGCAAAAAACTCAAGATTTTTATATGCTTTTGCCATTGACTTAGATGGAGTGGTAAAACAGCATATAGAAAACATCTTTTATCAATATAAATCAGGAGCTATGCCAAAACCTAATATCATAGTCAGTTCAGGAAATGGGCTGCATTTGTATTATATTCTTGAAAAACCTATAGCTCTTTTTGATAATATCAAAATCCTTTTAAAAAGATTTAAGTATGGGTTAATAGATTTGGTTTGGAACAGCTATACATCAAGCGTCAAGAAAAGACAATATCAAGGAATTTTTCAAGGATTTAGAATCCCTGAAACAAAAACAAAATTTGGAGAAGTTGTAAGAGCTTTTTATTTAGAAAATTCAGAGCTTTATACTGTAGAAAAACTTAATCATTGGGTAACAGGAAGAAGAAAATTAGTAGATACAGAAATAGACATTATAAATAAAGCTCTTTATGTTCCGAAAAAATTAACTTTAAAAGAAGCGAAAGAAAAGTACCCTGATTGGTATGAAAGACGGATAGTAAAAGGCGATAAATCTCGTAAAAAATGGCATATTAAAAGAGATTTATATGATTGGTGGAAAAGAACTATTACAGATAATGAAAAAGTAGTTGAGGGACACAGGTATTTTTGTATAATGAGCCTTGCTATGTATGGACTAAAATGTGATATACCTTATGAGGAGGTAAAAGCCGACGCATATTCGTTCTTAGAGGAGATGGAAAGTAAGACAGGAAATCAGGATAATCATTTTACAGAAGAAGATATAGAGGACGCCCTAAAAGCCTATAAGGAAAGTTATATGACTTTTCCTCGTAAAGATATAGAGATTGTTACAGGTATTTTGATACCTCCAAATAAGAGAAATTATCAAAAACAAAAAGACCATTTAGAAGAAATTAGAATGATTAGAGATTTAAGAATGAAAAGACAAGGAAAAAAATGGACAGATAATAATGGAAGAAAATCCAAAAAAGATGAAGTTATAAGCTATTTATTATTTAATCAAAATGCAACAAAATATAAATGTATAAAAGAAACAGGTCTATCTAAACCAACTGTGTATAAATATTGGGAAGAAGCTCATCAATTTTTAGAAACTTTAAAGCCTAAGTTTTATAAAAATTTTTCTGAAATTCCTTTTGCAAGAAAAAATAGATTATTTAGAGAAATGACTTGGAGATATAAATTTGATGAAAATATGTCTGAAGAAGATAAAAAAATAATGAGAAAAATAGACTATATTCACGAGTTATTAAAATTGGTAAATATACATAATTATGAATGGGCTAAAAATATTTATAAAAAAAGAGAAAAAGATAAAAAAATTATAAAACTAAAAAACTTAATAATAAGGCAAAGTATAAAAGCAAAAAATATAGGAAATTTATCTGAATTTAATAAATTAATAAAAGAAGCAGAAACAGAGGAAAAAATTAAAGAAATTTGTCTAAAATATGACTTTTTACCTAACTTAGAATTATTTTAAAAAAAGAAATGCTTAAAACAGCCTTTAAATAGCTTAAATTTGATTTAAAAATCAAAGGTATAAAACATCAAGATGACCCCGAGAAATGCGTTACAAACGATTTTACGAGGTCATTTTTTTTGAGCTTCAAAAAATTTTATAAATTTTTACTTATTTTCTTCTTTTTTTTCAGCAAATTTAGTCTTATAATGAGCAACCATTCTAGTAACATCTTCATCAGATAATAATTGTGCATTTTTTATGAAAAGATTAAAAAGAGGTTTTAGCTTCTTTTCAGCTTCCTTTAACTCAATTTCTTTTAGTCTTTTTTCAATTTCTTTTTTCTTGTTGATAAGTTCCTGTTTAATTTCCTCAGAAGTCTTGATTTTTTTCTTTGGTTTAGTAGTTTCTAAATTTTCTTGTACTTGGTTAAGTTCTTCCATAGTTAAAACCTCCTGTAAAAAGATTATTTATAGTAATATTATTATAGTATATTTTAGCCACAATTTCTAGTCCTTCCTTAATTTAGTTATTTTTTGAAAGTATACCATTAATTTTTGACAAGTCAAAAAATAAGAGGTATACTTAATATATATTAAATAAAATTAAGGAAGCAAGCACACTGTAAATGACGGCAAATTGATAAATCAATTTGTCATCATTTACGCTCGTTTAGGGGGATTGCAGTCCCCCTAAAAACCCCTGCTAAAAGCAGGAAAGGAGGTATAAATTTTTTGAAGAAAAATTTATCATTAAGACTAGATGAAGAAGATTATAATTTGCTTGAAACTCAAGCTAAATTATATGGAGTAACAAAGAATGAATTTGTAAGAGTTTTAATAAGAAAAAATATGCTAGGAGATATTCAGGAATTAAACGAGAATTTAAAAGATATTTTTAGACTAAAAGTAAGCATAGGAAATAACCTTAACCAAATAGCTAAAAAATGTAACAGTAAAACTATATCAGATTTTAGGGAAATTCAAAAGGAGTTAGATGACCTATGGCAATCTTTAAAGCGATAGATAAAAGTAGTAAAAATATAGGTGGCTCAAAAGGTGTCTTAGACTATGTAGGAAAAAAGGCTGAAAATACAGTCGGAATTAAATGTTCAAATGATTATAAAGAAGCCTTTAAAGACTTCCAAGATATTAAGGAATTTTATAATAAATTAGAGGACAGACAATATAAGCATTTTACCCATAGTTTTAAGCCAGGAGAAATTGATAAAGAAAGAGCCTTAGAAATGACAGTAAAATTATGTGAAGAAATTTTCCCTGAAAATCAAGTTTTTATAGCTCAACATACAGACAGAAAACATATCCATAATCATATCGTAGTAAATTCAGTAAATTTTGAGAATGGCGAGAAGTTTTTCTATGAGAAAGAACAGTTTGAAAAATGGCGAGAACGAGCTGATGAATTAGCCCAAGAATATGGGTTAGAAATTGTACAGCCACAAAAAAAGAATTTAGCAATAGGAGAAGTAGTAAGTAAATCAAGAGATACTAGAGAAGTTATAGAGAGAGCTTTGAGGGGAGAAAAACAAAGTGATATAGTTACAGTTTGTTTAGCAGTAATTCAAGCTGGAGAAGAAGCAAAAGATAAGGAAGATTTTACTAAAATTTTAAAAGAAAAAGGAGTTGATATTGATTGGGGAGAAACTACCAAAGAAGATGGCTCTATAAGATATAAAAAATATATAACTTTAACTGTTGATGAAAACCATAGAGTAAGTAAGAAGCCAAAATTTAGATTAGACAGTTTAGAAAAACATATACACCACCCTGCATTTAATACAGAAAAATTGAGAGAACACTTTAAAGAATTAGAACAGAAAAAAGAATTAGAAATCCAACAGAAAAAAGAAAAAGAAAATTCGTGGGAAAAGCAACGAAGAATAAGAAGCAGTAATAGAGATGGAATGGAAAGATAAGGAGGAGTTATATGGCAAATTTATTTGAGGGAGCAAGTAAATTAAAAAATGAAGCAGAAGAAATTGATAAAGTTTTAGAAAATCTAAAACTTACATCAGCTAGATTAGAAAAGATAGAAAAGACATTTTCAGAGATTGAAAAGATAAGTCCTGATTTAGAAAAAATTAACAGAGAAATTAAAGCCATAAAAAGAGAGTATGAAAGTATAGACGGACAGGCTATAAGTAATGCTATAAAAGACCTAATGGATAAAATTTATAGTAGCTGGAAGCTTTGGTTATTATATATTCCTTTAGGAAGTTTTTTAATAGCTGTTATGATGGTGGCGTATATATATTTAACAAGCGTAAGAAGTTTAAAGGAACAAAATGGAGTTTTAGTAAATAGGTTGGACTCAATTTATAAAATGCACCTACTAGATAAAAAATACTGGTATAATAAAGAAAATCAAGAGTTATTTTTAAAAGATTATGAGTGGATAAAAAAAGAGATAGCTGAAGAAAAGAAAAAGAATAAGTCTTGAAATTAATATATAATTACTTTAAAATAAAATATGGTTAATTATATGGGTAGGAGGGAAAATATATATGAGAATTTTATTAAAAATTTTATTAGGATTTATTACTCTTTGGAGTGTTGTTGTTTTTTTTAATTATACAAGAAGTAAACGAAAAGCAGAGCAAGGAAATCCTGAGGAACAATATCGTTTAGGGTGTATGTATGGGGATTTAGGTAAATACAACTTAGCTGAAAAATATCTAAAATTAGCAAGTGAACAAGGATTTAAGAGAGCTCAGGCTAGGTTAGGAATTTTGTATGGTTGTTTAGGTAAAAGTGAATTAGCTGAAAAATATTTATTGTTAGGTAGAGAAGAATACCCTGAAACTAATCTAATATTAGGAGCTTTGTATAATGAGCAAGGAAAATATGACTTAGCCGAAAAATATTGGTTAATAGCCATTGAATTAGGAATTAAGGAAGCTGCAGATGAATTAGGAATTTCCTATAATAAACAAGGTAAAAAAGACTTAGCCGAAAAATATTTATTATTAGCTAGTGAGTATGGACTTGCAAAAGGTCAGCTTCATTTAGGTGTTTTTTATAGTAACCAGGGTAAGGAAGACTTAGCTGAAAAATATTTATTATTAGCAAGTGAACAAAAATATGTTGAAGCTCAATGTGGCTTAGGATTATTATATGCAAATCAAGAAAAATATGACTTAGCTGAAAAATATTTATTATTAGCTAGTGAGCAAGGTTCTGTTGAAGCTCGGAATGGTTTAGGAATTTTATATGAAGCTCAAGGAAAATATGACTTAGCCAAAAAATATTTTAATTTAAGTAACAAACATTAATTTAAGGTAAAAATAAATTAGAAAAATATATTTTAAATTTAAAATTTTAGGAGATGAAATGAGAATATTTTTAATAATAGTTTTTATAATAATAGTTTTTTTCTTTATAATAAGTTATAAAAAAGTTCAAACTCATATGGCTAATATTGCTTTTACAAAAGGAGATTATAGTATAGCTGAAAAATATTGGTTAATAGCCAGCTCAAAAGGAGATACAGAAGCACAACTTAATTTAGCAATATTTTATAATGATTATTATACTCTTGATTTAGGTCAAAATAGACTTTATTTAGAAGATGGTTTTGATTTAGAAAAAATATCGTCCTCATATGAAAGTTTTGAAAAAGACAAATTTGATGAAAAAAGAAATGAATTAATAGAAAAATATTTGAAATTAGCTAGCGATGGAGGAAGTTCTAAAGCTCAGTTAGCTTTAGGAGGATTTTATAAAAATAAATATTTTTTTAGTGATTTACCTGAAAAATACTGGTTATTAGCGAGCGAACAAGGAGAGGTAAAAGCACAATACGAATTAGGATTTTTTTATAAAATGAGATCTAAATATGATTTAGCCGAAAAATATTGGTTATTAGCTAGTGAACAAGGGGATATGTATTCTCAATATGAGTTAGGAATTTTATATGCAGACCAAGATAAATATGATTTAGCTGAAAAATATTGGTTATTAGCAGTAAGACAAGGGATAGGTTTTAGTTTTGAGGATTTAGCAAGAGCTTACTATATAGAAGGCAAAAAAGAGTTAGGAGAAATATGTGATAAAATAGAAAATGAAAGACTAGTAAATAATTATGAAGAAGCTAGAATGAAGAAAATTATTAGAGATAGCTTAAAAAAATAAATAAAAAGAAGTCTTAACGGACTTCTTTTTTATTTTTAAAAACATAATACAATATACATATAAAGTATAAATATATAATATAGATATAATACTATACATATGTGTATAAAATTATAAAAATATATTTTCGCAAAAGTTCTATATACTATATATAAGTAAAGTATATGTATATATATTGTGTTAAAAGTCTTTTATTATAAGTAAAAATATACTATATATTTTTTTGATGTGTGCTTCCAAGTGCTTCCAAAAATATAAAGTACTATAAAGCTATTTTTAAAAAATACACTATATTGATACTTTATATTGTATAAAGTAAATATTGGTTAAAAAATAGATACACTATAATGTAAAGTATAAAGTGTATTATAGTGTATCTTACCTGTATTTTTAATTTTATTTATCTAGCTCTTTATATTTTTCTAAAAATTCTTCAATGGCACAGCTTAAAGCTGAAATGATAGTGATTTGGTTTTTATTACAGAACTCTGTAAAATGATTATAAAGCTCATTACTAATACGGATATTCTTTATTTTTATGTCACTAGAGTATTTTGCTTTGATATTCTCTATGTTGTATTTTAAAGTAGCGTCAGCTTCGTTTTTAATAGTTTGCCCCTCTGTCATAAAGAACAGAGCCTTTAAAACCTTGTCATTTAATAAGAAATTAACTTTGTCTTGTGGGGTCTTAATTTCTTCAAAAGATTTGAAGATTTTTGGACTGTCAAAGAAGAAGTCTAAGCCATTTGATGGAGTAGCAGGGATTGAAGTAGCTTGTTCTTCTTCAGGAACTTCTTCAGGGGCTTCAATTTTTTCTTCAGGTATGGCTTTTTCGCTTTCTTCTTCTTCTTCTTCAGGCTCTTTAATATCTTCAACGACAGTTTCAGAAACATCAACCTCATCTATTTTTACAGCTTTTGGAGTTGTTTCTATGACTTCTTCAGCTTCAATGATTTCAGGAGAAAAAGCAAAGTTCAAATACTTTAATTCTTTTTCTGTAAAATGCTCGTGGTTTTTATCAAGCCAGCTGTCTTTTTTCTTAACAGTAACAAATTTTTCTTTAATTATGTCCTCAAGTTTAGTCTTTTTCTTTATCATTCCTTTAATTTCGTCAATTTTTCTTTTAGTTTGAATATTCATAGATGCCCTCCTTTACTAATACTTTACACATATAAATATTATACAATATATAACATAAAAAAGAAAGAACTTTATACAAAAAATAAATTCCATATAAGCTCCCGTTCTGTAAAGGGTGCAAAGCATCGGCAGAGCCGACTAAAAGCCCTTAACAGCTTGAGGGAACTTATGTGTGACAAAAACTTTGCCGAAAACAAAAGAGAATAGAGCAACTATAAAATAATTTTAGAAGGCTTAAGAAGAAAAAAAAGACAAGGTATGGTGGCAGTCCTTGTCTTTTTTGTCATTTTTCGATTTTTTATCCTATTGAAATTCTATCATAGATTTTTAATAAAATCTATGATATGATTAATTTGCTAAATAGATACATGAGTAACAGTAACAGAAAGATAAGGGCTACCAATAACCTTATCTTTTTTATTTATAAAATAATGCATTGATAATATAACTATTCTGTAGTGCTTCAGCTAAAGAAAGAACTAAAACAAATCTGAATGAGTTCCTGTCCTTGAAAGAGTCAAAGTTAATATATCGTTTTCAATATAGTATATTAATAACCAATCAGGCTCAATATGACATTCACGACATCCCTCATAATCTCCAATTAACTTATGGTCTTTGTATTTTTCATCAAGTGATTGTTCGTTTATCAACAAACTTAATACTTTTTCAAATTTTTTAATGTTATAATTTCTTTTAACTATTTTTTTCCAATCTTTTTTAAATTGAGAAGTCATTTTAACTTTTAGCATTTATTCTTCCTCCAAAGCTTTCATGACTTCTTCAACACTACTATAAGCTTTGATATTAGGATCTTTTGCTATTCTTTTTGCTTCTTCTATCGCCATTAGTGTTTCTAAGTTAGGTTTATTTAGAGATAATTCAAAAGGTATTCTTTGTTCTCTTATAACTTTTTTTATAAACATATTAAGGGCAGTAGTCATATTAATTCCAATTTCTTCACAAAATTCATTAAATTCTTTTTTAGTTTCGTTATCTAATTTTATTGTTAAAGTTCCTTGAGCCATTTTTATACCTCCTTTTTATACTTTTATTACTATTTTATATAAACATAATACAACTATAATTATATTTTGTCAATATTATGACAAGTTAAAAATATATTGATAATATAATAGTTTCTTATAAGCTGCAAAATCAATTTTGAGTCATTTTCCAAGAAAGGATAAAAAACACCAGTGAAGTGAGAAAGTGTCGTAAAAGCGATTTTAGAGAGTTTAACAAAAAATTGAAAAAGTAGAATTAATGTGATATAATTGTATTACGGTAATACCATAATACTTTTTTAAAAGAAAGGAGATTAGAAATGACTAAAACTATGAGTTTAAAACTTGAAGAAGATTTATTTTTAGATATAAAGAAAATATCAGAAATTTTTAATATTTCTTGCTCTGAATTTATTAGAAATGCTGTAAAAAAAGAATTAGATGAGAAAAAAAA
This genomic stretch from uncultured Fusobacterium sp. harbors:
- the mobC gene encoding plasmid mobilization relaxosome protein MobC — protein: MKKNLSLRLDEEDYNLLETQAKLYGVTKNEFVRVLIRKNMLGDIQELNENLKDIFRLKVSIGNNLNQIAKKCNSKTISDFREIQKELDDLWQSLKR
- a CDS encoding relaxase/mobilization nuclease domain-containing protein; its protein translation is MAIFKAIDKSSKNIGGSKGVLDYVGKKAENTVGIKCSNDYKEAFKDFQDIKEFYNKLEDRQYKHFTHSFKPGEIDKERALEMTVKLCEEIFPENQVFIAQHTDRKHIHNHIVVNSVNFENGEKFFYEKEQFEKWRERADELAQEYGLEIVQPQKKNLAIGEVVSKSRDTREVIERALRGEKQSDIVTVCLAVIQAGEEAKDKEDFTKILKEKGVDIDWGETTKEDGSIRYKKYITLTVDENHRVSKKPKFRLDSLEKHIHHPAFNTEKLREHFKELEQKKELEIQQKKEKENSWEKQRRIRSSNRDGMER
- a CDS encoding tetratricopeptide repeat protein; the encoded protein is MRILLKILLGFITLWSVVVFFNYTRSKRKAEQGNPEEQYRLGCMYGDLGKYNLAEKYLKLASEQGFKRAQARLGILYGCLGKSELAEKYLLLGREEYPETNLILGALYNEQGKYDLAEKYWLIAIELGIKEAADELGISYNKQGKKDLAEKYLLLASEYGLAKGQLHLGVFYSNQGKEDLAEKYLLLASEQKYVEAQCGLGLLYANQEKYDLAEKYLLLASEQGSVEARNGLGILYEAQGKYDLAKKYFNLSNKH
- a CDS encoding type II toxin-antitoxin system YafQ family toxin, with protein sequence MLKVKMTSQFKKDWKKIVKRNYNIKKFEKVLSLLINEQSLDEKYKDHKLIGDYEGCRECHIEPDWLLIYYIENDILTLTLSRTGTHSDLF
- a CDS encoding type II toxin-antitoxin system RelB/DinJ family antitoxin, whose protein sequence is MAQGTLTIKLDNETKKEFNEFCEEIGINMTTALNMFIKKVIREQRIPFELSLNKPNLETLMAIEEAKRIAKDPNIKAYSSVEEVMKALEEE